The segment GCTACCAAGGGAGCTTCAAATGGCGATGCAGTTGTAACTGTTCCTATTTTATCATTGGATTTCCCTGTTGCTCCGGCAGCGGATGAAGCTGTTAATGTTGTACTTTCTTATGTTACTACAGAAACTGTTGTAGAGGCAAGAGTATATTACGCAACAGGAGACGCTCCTGCATACGTTAAAGACAACAAAATAAAAGGAGAAGATCTTGCCGATTTTTCTCAAACAGGAGTAACAATTCCGATGGTTGATGCTGATGGTAATAACCTTAGTGTTGCAGGTGAATTAGTATCTTTTTACGTTCGTATTGCTTTAGAAAACGGAATGGAGTATTACTACGATAAAGATGGTAACGCTATTGCTGATGACGGAGTAGATTCTGCGGCATCTGATGCATTTAAAGCTGACCCTACTCAATGGGAAACTTATAAAGCAATCGCAGGAGGTGTTTCTGCTCCAACTTTGGCTCTTGTTTACAGTGCTACTCCAACAATTGGATATGAAGCTCTTACACTTGAGTATACTGCTGAAATTAATATTGCGGAAGCACGTGTATATTTTGGATATGGAGATTCTCCGGTTTATGTAAAAGCAAACAAAATTAAAGGAGAAGACGATGCTTCATTTACTCAAACAGGAGTTACTGTAAATTTAGCTAATATTGACGTAGAAGACGCTGATGGCACAGTAATCGGAAATACAAGCGATGGTAGTAAAATATCTTTCTATGTTCGTATTGCGTTAGAGAATGGAACTGAGTATTACTATGACAATGCAGGAAATGTAATTGTTGATGATGAAGCAAACGGTGGAGATCCTGCCGAAGCAGATGCCTTCAAAGCAGATCCGTCACTATGGAACACTTTCACAGCAAAAGCCCCTGCATCTGTATCTAAATTCGAATTCCCTGCAACTCCTACAGCTACAGACGACATTAATGTAGTCCTTGAATATGCATGTGATGAAGAAATATTAGAGGCTCGTATTTATTACGCAGCAGGTGATTCACCAGAGTACATTAAGGGTAATAAAGTAAAAGGAGAAGATGATGCTACATTTACTCAAACTGGTGTAACTGTAAACATGAAAGGTCTGGATGTAGAAGATATTGATGGGAATGTTGTAGGTTCTACAAGCGATTCCGGAGTTAAAATTTCTTTCTATGTAAGAATTGCTACTGCAACTTCTGAGTATTATTTCGGTAAAGACGGTGCTTTATTAGCTGTAGATGATTCTCCTGCTAATGGTGCAACAGATACTTCTGATGCATTTAAAGCCGACCCTACTCTATGGCAAAGCTATACAGTACAGTAATAAAATTTTAGTCTAAAGAGCTCGTTTAGTACGGGCTCTTTTTTTTTCTAAAAAGGCAATTTTTTATAAGTTTGCAAACTTATAAAATTCAATGTTTAAACAGTTCAACTGATGAAACGGGCATGAACAAATTTTTCTCACACAGAAAAAAGATAATATGCGAGTTACATCCCTGCCTGACTGCATTACGCAGGCAGGTGACTGATTAAAGACAAATCGTAGACAGATGAAAAGTGGAGTGAGATTAATAATTGTTGGATTCTTTTCATTATTGGCATCATGCCGACCGGAACCAATAGTGGTTGATTATTCAATTATATTAGATTCGTATGAATTGAGTATAGCAGAACCCTCAGGTTTAGCATTCTCAACTGATAAGGAATCTTTATATACTGTAAGCGACCGTGGAATGCTTTATCAAATTTCTTTAACAGGTAATACAATTAAAGAGCTCCCTTTTGCAGGCGATGACTTTGAAGGAGTTACAGTAAATCCGTTAACTTCTGACATATATGTGATTGAAGAAGGTAAAGGGAAGTTGAATAAGCTAGATAATAAAGGTGTTTTTCAGGAGAGCTATAATATTCTGGACAATTCGGGTAACAGTGGTTTAGAGGGACTTACTTACGATGTAAGCCGTAATGTGTTTTATATGCTGAAAGAGAAATCAGATGGATTACTAATAAAATATTCTGTGACAGATGGTAGTCAAACGGAAATCAAATTAAATTTTGCTTACGACTATTCCGGGATATTTTATAACAGCTCAACAGACAAATTATGGATTGTTAGCGATGAGTCGAAAACATTAACTCAATGCACAAACTCCGGACAAAAAATCAAAGAATATAAATTACCGATTTCAGGTGTTGAAGGAGTGGTTGT is part of the Bacteroidota bacterium genome and harbors:
- a CDS encoding SdiA-regulated domain-containing protein, with the protein product MKSGVRLIIVGFFSLLASCRPEPIVVDYSIILDSYELSIAEPSGLAFSTDKESLYTVSDRGMLYQISLTGNTIKELPFAGDDFEGVTVNPLTSDIYVIEEGKGKLNKLDNKGVFQESYNILDNSGNSGLEGLTYDVSRNVFYMLKEKSDGLLIKYSVTDGSQTEIKLNFAYDYSGIFYNSSTDKLWIVSDESKTLTQCTNSGQKIKEYKLPISGVEGVVVNNEETEAYLVSDPNNMLYKINLIE